In Anaerolineales bacterium, the following proteins share a genomic window:
- a CDS encoding ABC transporter substrate-binding protein yields the protein MKKFIPMFVIVLILASCAPRQTEVSVTPETPTETPPPLPTPTPAPRALTICLGEEPNTLYPYGSLNSAARSVLSALYDGPVDVLEYGYEPIILEKIPFLEDGDAQLTSVSVGNGDDIVDADGNVVSLTKGMKLRPKGCRADECIVVYDGESQIEMDQMVVTFTMLEGLQWSDGEPLTADDSVFSFELASDEDTPVSKFLTDRTQVYEAADEQTVQWWGMPGFIDPDYFINFWMPLPRHLWGEESPADLSRLDLSSRFPVGWGPYILKEWEAGKSLRLTKNLNYFRAGSGLPRFDELTFLITPDPNAALTAVVDGTCDALDPSVRLDGQVGLLQKMEGQGQLKLLTSQSMTMEWLGIGITPASYDDGYNPQRDRPNLFADKRMRQALAYCLDRQKVVDTVLFGLSQTPDSYLPADHPLHNGNVQQYAFNPESGSKILENIGWLDSDNNPSTPRLSAGVTGVPGGTPLVLNYFTTSATQRHQVAEILRNSLSECGIGLNIVFYSAADFYAQGPNGPLFGRQFDLAEYAIGVNSLEPQCGWFTSSQIPADENNWVGTNVSGFENSAFDAACGQALRSLPGEPEYTSHQEAQAIFASDLPSIPLYTRLRVAASRPDFCGFTLDASSNSALADLETFNYGVDCKP from the coding sequence ATGAAAAAATTCATTCCGATGTTCGTGATCGTTTTGATTCTGGCATCCTGCGCTCCCCGGCAGACGGAGGTCTCCGTGACTCCCGAAACGCCGACGGAAACGCCCCCGCCTCTTCCCACGCCCACGCCTGCTCCGCGTGCGTTGACGATCTGCCTCGGGGAGGAACCGAACACGCTCTACCCTTACGGCAGTTTGAACTCCGCCGCGCGCAGTGTGCTTTCCGCGCTCTATGACGGCCCGGTGGATGTTCTCGAATACGGGTACGAGCCGATCATCCTCGAAAAGATTCCGTTTCTCGAAGACGGCGACGCTCAACTCACCTCGGTGAGCGTCGGCAATGGCGACGATATCGTAGATGCGGATGGAAATGTCGTGTCGCTTACCAAGGGCATGAAGCTACGCCCCAAAGGTTGCCGCGCCGATGAGTGCATTGTCGTCTACGATGGCGAGAGCCAGATCGAAATGGATCAGATGGTGGTCACGTTTACCATGCTGGAAGGACTGCAATGGTCCGATGGCGAACCGCTCACTGCGGATGATTCGGTCTTCTCGTTCGAATTGGCTTCCGATGAAGACACGCCGGTCTCGAAATTTTTGACTGATCGCACGCAAGTATACGAAGCCGCCGACGAGCAAACCGTGCAATGGTGGGGGATGCCCGGCTTCATTGACCCCGACTACTTCATAAATTTCTGGATGCCCCTCCCGCGTCACTTGTGGGGAGAAGAATCCCCGGCGGATCTATCTCGATTGGATCTATCCTCGCGTTTCCCGGTAGGTTGGGGACCCTACATCTTGAAGGAATGGGAGGCCGGCAAAAGCCTTCGCCTGACAAAGAATCTCAACTACTTCCGCGCTGGAAGCGGCTTGCCGCGTTTCGATGAATTGACCTTCCTCATCACCCCCGATCCGAATGCGGCGCTGACCGCCGTAGTAGATGGAACGTGCGACGCGCTCGACCCGTCGGTACGACTCGATGGACAGGTCGGCTTGCTCCAGAAAATGGAAGGGCAAGGTCAATTGAAATTGCTGACCTCGCAGAGCATGACGATGGAATGGCTCGGCATTGGCATCACCCCGGCGTCGTATGATGACGGCTACAACCCTCAACGCGATCGCCCCAATCTCTTCGCCGATAAACGGATGAGACAAGCGCTGGCATACTGCCTCGATCGCCAAAAAGTCGTGGATACGGTCCTCTTCGGCTTATCTCAGACGCCGGATAGTTATTTGCCTGCGGATCATCCGCTTCACAATGGCAATGTTCAACAATATGCGTTTAACCCAGAAAGCGGTTCGAAAATTCTGGAAAACATCGGCTGGTTGGATTCGGACAATAACCCCTCCACGCCGCGCCTCTCGGCGGGAGTGACCGGCGTTCCCGGCGGAACGCCTCTCGTCCTCAATTACTTCACCACCTCTGCGACCCAGCGTCATCAAGTGGCTGAGATTTTGCGTAACTCGCTGTCCGAATGCGGCATCGGTTTGAATATTGTCTTCTATTCTGCCGCCGATTTTTATGCGCAAGGACCGAACGGACCCCTGTTTGGCAGACAGTTCGATCTGGCTGAATACGCCATCGGGGTTAACAGCCTCGAACCGCAGTGCGGTTGGTTCACCTCTTCGCAAATTCCGGCGGATGAAAATAATTGGGTCGGCACGAACGTCAGCGGATTTGAAAACTCCGCTTTCGACGCCGCCTGCGGACAGGCATTGCGCTCACTGCCCGGCGAACCGGAATATACATCCCATCAAGAAGCGCAGGCGATCTTTGCCTCGGACCTCCCATCCATTCCGCTTTATACGCGACTTCGTGTCGCCGCCTCTCGCCCCGATTTCTGCGGCTTCACCCTAGACGCGTCTTCCAACTCCGCGCTTGCCGACCTCGAAACCTTCAATTACGGAGTAGATTGCAAGCCCTAG
- a CDS encoding response regulator yields the protein MTAPCVLLVDDQKDIVRLLHSTLQTLGHQLDIVDAPSGEEALLVASRRTIDLLVADYLLPGISGVELMQKVRARNANLKVIFISGMTERKARDEMLSAGAAAIFDKPIPLADFLDAVERSLGLVRTIFPPESTQEAEEHRQTLSDLLGGFRQKVQADAVFLISDRGRVLARAGNFYDSSMEVSLLSALMGIYSAGLKVSRFIRQEHLENYHVFRGGDHDLVLIPVNSAHALLLAGKDLASRERIIQTVEGMLFVRADVENILQSLGVAPAPAMAEPTVPAAEREAVKPVPPFVTEEESEPEPEVDVDALFASADKKSKVKDVNAFWDDAVEKAGNIPLNPDVISYEEANKLGLTPGKAGATIPRPVTGTLKSSAAKRK from the coding sequence ATGACCGCGCCGTGCGTTCTTCTCGTTGACGATCAAAAGGATATTGTCCGGCTGTTGCATTCGACCCTGCAAACGCTTGGTCATCAATTGGATATTGTGGACGCGCCATCGGGGGAGGAAGCGTTGCTCGTCGCCTCTCGCCGAACTATTGATCTGCTGGTCGCCGATTATCTCCTGCCGGGCATCTCGGGTGTGGAGTTGATGCAAAAGGTGAGGGCGCGCAACGCGAACCTGAAAGTGATCTTCATCTCTGGCATGACCGAACGCAAAGCGCGGGATGAAATGCTCAGCGCCGGCGCGGCGGCGATCTTCGACAAGCCCATTCCGCTGGCGGATTTTTTGGATGCGGTCGAACGCAGTTTGGGGCTGGTTCGCACGATCTTTCCGCCTGAATCCACGCAGGAGGCGGAGGAGCATCGTCAGACGCTTTCCGATTTGCTGGGCGGGTTCCGCCAGAAGGTTCAAGCGGACGCGGTCTTCCTCATCAGCGATCGCGGACGCGTGCTTGCCCGCGCCGGTAATTTTTACGACAGCAGTATGGAAGTCTCGCTTCTTTCCGCGTTGATGGGTATCTACAGCGCGGGGTTGAAAGTTTCGCGCTTTATCCGTCAGGAACATCTTGAAAATTATCATGTGTTTCGCGGCGGCGACCATGATCTCGTCCTCATCCCGGTTAATTCGGCGCACGCGCTCTTGCTGGCTGGAAAAGACTTGGCGAGCCGGGAGCGCATCATCCAGACTGTGGAAGGTATGTTGTTCGTGCGCGCCGATGTGGAGAACATCTTGCAGTCGCTGGGGGTGGCGCCCGCGCCGGCTATGGCGGAACCAACCGTCCCTGCCGCGGAGCGAGAGGCGGTCAAGCCTGTGCCTCCGTTCGTTACGGAAGAAGAATCCGAACCCGAGCCGGAGGTGGACGTGGATGCGTTGTTCGCATCCGCCGATAAGAAATCGAAGGTGAAGGATGTCAACGCGTTTTGGGATGATGCCGTGGAAAAAGCCGGAAACATTCCGCTCAACCCGGATGTGATCTCGTATGAAGAGGCGAACAAACTGGGGCTGACGCCCGGTAAGGCGGGCGCGACGATTCCTCGACCGGTGACCGGCACGTTGAAGAGCAGCGCCGCAAAACGGAAATGA
- the recO gene encoding DNA repair protein RecO: MPQPKFRSVRVDAVVLRHSDYGEADRLLTLYTRQRGKMRVIAKGARKIASRKAGHIEPFTHVKLQLATGRDMFLLTQADTVDAYLPLRDDLLLTGHAAYALELLDRFTYEDETENPTLFRLLTETLTRLASRADVWLVLRFYEMRLLDQLGFRPQLFECVNCGREIKPEDQFFSFSAGGVICPRCGQGLKHLHSISVEALKYLRHFQRSSYAEASRARPDLDVQRETESLMQGYFTYLLERELNTPGFLKKIKS, translated from the coding sequence ATGCCCCAACCAAAATTCCGTTCTGTTCGCGTGGATGCGGTGGTGCTTCGTCACAGCGATTACGGCGAAGCCGACCGCCTGCTCACGCTGTACACGCGTCAGCGCGGCAAGATGCGAGTGATCGCAAAAGGCGCGCGCAAGATCGCCTCGCGCAAAGCGGGTCACATCGAACCGTTCACGCACGTCAAACTTCAACTCGCCACGGGGCGCGACATGTTCCTGCTCACGCAAGCCGACACGGTGGACGCCTACCTGCCCCTGCGCGACGATTTGCTCCTCACCGGTCACGCGGCGTACGCGCTGGAATTGCTGGATCGCTTCACCTACGAAGATGAGACCGAGAATCCAACTCTTTTCCGCCTTTTGACGGAAACGCTGACGCGTCTCGCTTCGCGCGCGGACGTCTGGCTGGTCCTCCGCTTTTACGAGATGCGCCTCCTCGACCAACTCGGCTTTCGCCCGCAATTGTTCGAGTGTGTCAACTGCGGACGCGAGATCAAGCCTGAAGATCAGTTCTTCTCGTTCAGCGCGGGCGGCGTGATCTGTCCGCGCTGTGGGCAGGGACTGAAACACCTCCATTCGATTTCCGTCGAAGCGCTGAAATACCTGCGTCACTTTCAACGCAGTAGTTATGCCGAAGCCTCCCGCGCCCGTCCCGACCTCGACGTGCAACGCGAAACCGAATCCCTGATGCAGGGATACTTCACCTACCTGCTCGAACGCGAATTGAACACGCCGGGGTTTTTGAAGAAAATAAAATCGTAG
- a CDS encoding ABC transporter ATP-binding protein, producing the protein MNNTQPLLAVKSLKTYFYTEDGIVRAVDGVDFEVYPGEVLGLVGESGCGKSVTSLSIMRLISKPGRVDGGEILLDGDNLLSLTEEEMVKIRGNRVSMIFQQPQTALNPVFKVGDQLAEVLNVHQDLGKNAGWDRAIALLKMVGVPDPERRAHAYPHELSGGMAQRVMIAMALACVPELLIADEPTTALDVTIQAQILDLMRDLRRDMGTSVILITHDLGVVAEMADRVAVMYAGEIVEQTDVTTLFDEPLHPYTQGLIGSIPILGEIKDKLDVIPGSVPNLVNLPPGCRFAPRCQARLKYALNICTETEPDLTEVKPGHLVRCWLYENGEGHTAPLKP; encoded by the coding sequence ATGAATAATACCCAGCCTTTGCTCGCTGTGAAAAGCCTCAAAACCTATTTCTACACCGAAGACGGAATCGTTCGCGCGGTAGATGGCGTGGATTTCGAAGTCTATCCCGGTGAAGTGTTGGGATTGGTAGGCGAATCGGGATGCGGAAAGAGCGTCACTTCGCTCTCGATCATGCGTTTGATCTCGAAGCCCGGACGCGTGGACGGCGGGGAAATTCTTTTGGATGGCGACAACCTGCTGAGTCTAACCGAAGAAGAAATGGTCAAGATCCGCGGCAACCGCGTTTCGATGATCTTCCAACAGCCGCAGACCGCGCTCAACCCGGTCTTCAAAGTGGGCGACCAACTCGCCGAGGTGTTGAACGTCCATCAAGATCTGGGCAAAAACGCAGGTTGGGATCGCGCCATCGCGTTGCTCAAAATGGTCGGCGTGCCGGACCCTGAACGACGCGCCCACGCGTACCCGCATGAACTTTCCGGCGGCATGGCTCAACGCGTGATGATCGCGATGGCGCTGGCTTGCGTGCCTGAATTGCTCATTGCCGATGAACCCACCACCGCGTTAGACGTAACGATTCAGGCGCAGATACTCGACCTGATGCGCGACCTGCGCCGCGATATGGGCACGTCGGTCATCCTCATCACGCACGATCTCGGCGTGGTGGCTGAAATGGCGGACCGCGTGGCGGTGATGTACGCGGGGGAGATCGTCGAACAGACTGATGTGACGACGTTGTTCGACGAACCGTTGCATCCCTACACTCAGGGATTGATCGGCTCCATTCCGATTCTTGGCGAGATCAAAGACAAATTGGATGTCATCCCCGGCTCGGTTCCCAATCTGGTCAATTTGCCGCCGGGGTGTCGCTTTGCGCCGCGTTGCCAGGCGCGCCTAAAATACGCGCTCAACATCTGCACCGAGACCGAACCGGATCTGACTGAAGTCAAGCCCGGTCATCTGGTGCGTTGCTGGTTGTACGAAAACGGCGAAGGACACACCGCTCCGCTGAAGCCTTAA
- a CDS encoding toll/interleukin-1 receptor domain-containing protein — translation MNKSKQVRAFLIHAHSDRDEIHKLHQRLRRDGIDAWLDAANLQPGQDWQSEIRKAILTSDAVVVCLSRAFNKQHGYRHEELKLALDKASLLVDEVFIIPARLEECDMPESLRHLHRVDLFVKGGYKKLVRALEG, via the coding sequence ATGAACAAATCAAAACAAGTACGCGCATTCCTCATCCACGCGCACAGCGATCGGGATGAGATCCACAAACTGCACCAGCGATTGAGGCGGGATGGAATCGACGCATGGCTCGACGCGGCAAACCTCCAACCCGGGCAAGATTGGCAAAGCGAGATCCGCAAGGCGATCCTCACCAGCGACGCGGTCGTCGTTTGCCTTTCACGCGCGTTCAACAAACAACACGGATACCGCCACGAAGAATTGAAACTCGCCCTCGATAAAGCGTCCCTGCTCGTGGACGAGGTCTTCATCATCCCCGCGCGGCTGGAGGAATGTGACATGCCCGAATCGCTCCGTCACCTGCACCGCGTGGATTTGTTCGTGAAGGGAGGATACAAGAAGTTGGTGAGGGCGTTGGAGGGGTGA
- a CDS encoding ABC transporter ATP-binding protein, whose translation MADDNNTQPLLEIKNLKTYFYTEDGTVRAVDGVDIEVYPGEVLGVVGESGCGKSVTSLSIMRLIGQPGKIIEGEILFDGKDLLKTPDAEMMKIRGNRISMIFQQPQTSLNPVFRVGEQIGEVLNIHQDFGKEAARNRTVELLKQVGIPDPERRAEAFPHELSGGMAQRVMIAMALACVPDLLIADEPTTALDVTIQAQILDLMRNLRSQLGSAVILITHDLGVIAEMADRVAVMYAGQIVEQTGIRTLFKEPLHPYTQGLIGSTPILGKVREKLDVIPGSVPNLINLPQGCRFAPRCRARVNHNLTICTEKEPDLITLDQGHKVRCWLYQDSGGHTAPLRK comes from the coding sequence GAGATTAAAAACTTAAAAACTTATTTTTATACTGAAGATGGAACTGTCCGCGCCGTGGACGGCGTGGATATTGAAGTCTATCCGGGTGAAGTGCTCGGCGTCGTGGGGGAATCTGGTTGCGGGAAGAGTGTTACCTCGCTCTCCATCATGCGATTGATCGGTCAGCCTGGCAAGATCATAGAGGGTGAAATTCTTTTCGATGGCAAGGATCTGCTCAAAACGCCCGATGCTGAGATGATGAAAATACGCGGAAATCGCATTTCCATGATCTTTCAACAACCGCAGACCTCACTGAACCCCGTGTTCCGCGTCGGCGAACAGATCGGCGAAGTGCTCAACATCCACCAGGATTTCGGCAAAGAAGCCGCCCGTAACCGCACTGTTGAACTTCTGAAACAGGTGGGAATCCCCGACCCGGAACGACGCGCGGAAGCCTTTCCGCACGAACTTTCGGGCGGCATGGCGCAGCGTGTAATGATTGCCATGGCGCTGGCTTGTGTGCCCGATCTTCTGATCGCGGATGAACCCACTACAGCGCTCGATGTTACTATTCAGGCTCAAATCCTTGATCTGATGCGCAACCTGCGATCCCAATTAGGGTCGGCGGTGATCCTGATCACGCACGATCTCGGCGTCATCGCGGAAATGGCTGATCGAGTGGCGGTGATGTATGCCGGGCAAATCGTCGAACAAACGGGTATTCGCACGCTTTTCAAGGAACCCCTGCATCCGTACACCCAGGGTTTGATCGGCTCCACGCCGATCTTAGGGAAGGTTCGCGAAAAATTGGATGTGATCCCCGGCTCAGTGCCCAATCTGATTAACCTCCCGCAGGGATGCCGCTTTGCCCCTCGCTGTCGCGCCCGGGTCAATCACAATTTGACGATTTGCACCGAAAAAGAACCGGACCTGATTACGCTTGATCAAGGACACAAGGTTCGATGCTGGCTGTACCAGGACTCCGGCGGACACACCGCGCCGCTTAGAAAATAA
- the glmU gene encoding bifunctional UDP-N-acetylglucosamine diphosphorylase/glucosamine-1-phosphate N-acetyltransferase GlmU codes for MKVSVVLLAAGQGTRMKSSLPKVLHPLCGKPLVWHVLEALKQAATEKPVVVIGHGADEVRKYLGDSADCVLQEPQLGTGHAAMQAEPLLKDKTDLVIVTYADMPLLRGETFARLVETQRFNSGPLSLLTVIAEDPRGFGRILRNADGTVSAIVEEYVATPEQQKIKELNVGAYCFKADWLWNALHRIPKNEKKGEYYLTDVVELAVKDNLPVQAVLHDDFSETIGINTRVHLAEAEAAMRMRINRAHMLNGVSMTDPASTYIDAGVSIGKDTILMPNTYLHGETEIGEGNVIGPNTIIRDSKIGNRNKILASVLEGATVEDDVDMGPFARLRKGAHLKSHVHMGNFGEVKDSTLEEGVKMGHFSYIGNAKIGANTNIGAGTITANYDGENKLPTEIGEDAFIGVDTMLVAPLKLGDGARTGAGAIVTKNVAEDTLVVGMPARPIKKVERRKKKSK; via the coding sequence ATGAAAGTTTCTGTTGTGTTGCTCGCCGCGGGTCAGGGGACGCGCATGAAATCGTCGTTGCCGAAGGTCTTGCATCCCTTGTGCGGCAAGCCGTTGGTGTGGCATGTGCTGGAGGCGTTGAAACAAGCCGCAACCGAAAAGCCGGTGGTGGTGATCGGTCACGGCGCGGATGAGGTGAGAAAATATCTGGGCGATTCGGCTGACTGTGTTTTGCAGGAACCGCAACTCGGCACAGGACACGCGGCGATGCAAGCCGAACCCCTGCTCAAAGATAAAACAGATTTGGTGATCGTCACCTACGCAGACATGCCTTTGTTGCGCGGCGAGACGTTCGCGCGGCTGGTGGAAACTCAACGCTTCAATTCCGGACCGTTGAGCCTGCTCACCGTCATCGCGGAGGATCCACGCGGCTTCGGGCGGATTCTGCGAAACGCTGATGGAACAGTCTCTGCCATTGTCGAGGAATATGTCGCCACGCCGGAACAGCAAAAAATCAAAGAGTTGAACGTCGGCGCGTATTGTTTCAAAGCGGATTGGCTGTGGAACGCCCTGCATCGCATCCCGAAGAACGAGAAAAAAGGCGAATATTATTTGACGGATGTCGTCGAACTGGCGGTGAAAGATAACCTGCCGGTGCAAGCCGTTTTGCACGACGATTTCAGCGAGACGATCGGCATCAACACCCGCGTCCATCTCGCCGAAGCCGAAGCCGCGATGCGGATGCGAATCAACCGCGCGCACATGTTGAACGGCGTGAGCATGACCGATCCCGCCTCCACGTACATCGACGCGGGTGTGAGTATCGGCAAGGATACGATCCTCATGCCGAATACGTATCTTCACGGCGAGACCGAGATCGGCGAGGGGAATGTGATCGGTCCGAATACGATCATCCGTGACTCGAAAATTGGAAATCGAAACAAAATTCTCGCTTCCGTGTTGGAAGGCGCGACAGTTGAAGACGATGTGGATATGGGTCCCTTCGCGCGGCTCCGCAAAGGCGCGCACTTGAAGAGTCATGTCCACATGGGCAACTTCGGTGAAGTGAAAGATTCCACGCTGGAGGAAGGCGTGAAGATGGGACATTTCTCGTACATTGGCAACGCCAAAATCGGCGCGAACACGAACATCGGCGCGGGAACCATCACCGCGAACTACGACGGCGAGAACAAACTGCCCACCGAGATCGGCGAGGACGCGTTCATCGGCGTGGACACGATGCTGGTCGCGCCGTTGAAACTTGGCGACGGCGCGAGGACGGGCGCAGGCGCCATCGTAACCAAGAACGTGGCGGAAGATACGCTCGTCGTTGGGATGCCGGCGCGCCCGATCAAGAAAGTGGAAAGAAGGAAAAAGAAAAGTAAGTGA
- a CDS encoding dipeptide ABC transporter ATP-binding protein, giving the protein MQNNTIQKGEALVEVSNLVKYFPVRAGLLQRVINQVKAVDDVSFIVRKGETLGMVGESGCGKTTVGRTMLRLVEPTSGAVKFNGKDVFTMKSADLKATRRDMQIIFQDPYASLDPRLPIGESVMEGLHIHGIGTRRERVDIMLETLKKVGLEDYHARRYPHEFSGGQRQRIGIARALALRPQFIICDEPVSALDVSIQSQVLNILKDLQQEFGLTYLFIAHNLSVVEHVSDRVAVMYLGKMVELTTREELFRNALHPYTQALMSAIPVPNPRLRRERVILKGDVPSPLNPPKGCRFHPRCPVAIEKCSQEEPQFKELAPEHWVACWVAEQNSH; this is encoded by the coding sequence ATGCAAAACAATACGATCCAAAAAGGGGAAGCCCTTGTTGAGGTCAGCAACCTTGTCAAATATTTTCCCGTGCGCGCCGGGTTGTTACAGCGCGTGATCAATCAGGTGAAAGCGGTGGACGATGTAAGTTTCATCGTGCGTAAAGGCGAGACGCTCGGCATGGTGGGCGAATCCGGTTGCGGCAAGACCACCGTCGGCAGGACGATGCTGCGTCTTGTCGAGCCGACCTCCGGCGCGGTGAAATTCAACGGCAAAGATGTCTTCACCATGAAATCCGCCGATTTGAAAGCGACGCGGCGCGATATGCAGATCATCTTCCAGGACCCGTATGCTTCGCTTGACCCGCGTCTGCCCATTGGCGAATCGGTGATGGAGGGGTTGCACATCCACGGCATCGGCACGCGTCGCGAACGCGTAGACATCATGCTCGAAACCCTCAAGAAAGTTGGGTTGGAAGATTATCACGCCCGCCGCTACCCGCATGAATTCTCTGGTGGACAACGCCAACGCATCGGGATTGCCCGCGCACTGGCGCTGCGCCCGCAGTTCATCATCTGCGACGAGCCGGTTTCCGCGCTGGATGTTTCGATCCAATCGCAGGTGTTGAATATCCTGAAAGACCTGCAACAAGAATTTGGGCTGACGTACCTTTTCATCGCGCACAACCTTTCGGTAGTCGAACACGTGTCAGACCGCGTGGCGGTGATGTACCTCGGCAAGATGGTCGAGTTGACGACGCGCGAGGAACTATTCCGCAACGCGTTGCATCCGTACACGCAGGCGCTTATGTCCGCCATCCCGGTGCCAAACCCGCGTTTGCGGCGCGAGCGCGTCATTTTGAAAGGCGATGTGCCCAGCCCGCTCAACCCGCCAAAAGGATGTCGCTTCCACCCGCGTTGCCCGGTTGCCATCGAAAAATGTTCGCAGGAGGAACCTCAATTCAAGGAACTCGCTCCCGAACATTGGGTAGCCTGCTGGGTAGCGGAACAGAATTCGCATTAA
- the cdd gene encoding cytidine deaminase, whose amino-acid sequence MTITSKDKQTLIELANTARANAYVPYSKYPVGAALRTKTGKIFTGVNVENAAYPQTMCAERVAIFKAVSEGEKEFEAIVVATDNGGSPCGGCRQVMAEFGLDTAVLLADQDGKLVKETTVKELLPEAFTPEKLSNR is encoded by the coding sequence ATGACCATCACCTCAAAAGATAAACAAACCCTCATCGAGCTAGCCAACACGGCGCGCGCAAACGCGTATGTGCCATATTCCAAGTATCCCGTTGGCGCGGCGCTGCGGACGAAGACCGGGAAAATTTTCACCGGCGTCAACGTGGAGAATGCCGCGTATCCGCAGACGATGTGCGCGGAGCGCGTGGCGATCTTCAAAGCCGTGTCGGAGGGCGAAAAAGAATTCGAAGCGATCGTCGTCGCGACCGATAACGGCGGCTCGCCCTGCGGCGGCTGTCGTCAAGTCATGGCGGAGTTTGGACTCGATACGGCGGTCTTGTTGGCAGATCAAGATGGCAAGCTTGTCAAAGAGACAACGGTGAAAGAACTTTTGCCAGAGGCGTTTACGCCGGAGAAATTAAGTAACAGGTAA
- a CDS encoding dipeptide ABC transporter ATP-binding protein: MDSSKDKYDLVVVNDLVKYFPVRGGVLQRVKAYVQAVDKVSFTVKDGETLGMVGESGCGKTTVGRAMLRLIEPTSGSVFINGEDIIQMRPQSLKHARRNMQMIFQDPYASLNPRLPIGESVMEGLHIHNIGSPRERWDVAIQMLKKVGLEDYHARRYPHEFSGGQRQRIGIARALALQPKFIVCDEPVSALDVSIQSQVLNILKDLQEEFGLTYLFIAHNMSVVEHISDRVAVMYLGKMVELTEREELFRNPLHPYTKALMSAIPIPDPEVRRERIILKGDVPSPLNPPKGCRFHPRCPLAIDICSQEEPAFKELAPGHFVACWVAEKNS; the protein is encoded by the coding sequence ATGGACTCATCTAAAGATAAATACGACCTTGTTGTCGTAAACGATCTGGTGAAGTATTTTCCCGTGCGCGGTGGTGTGTTGCAGCGCGTGAAGGCTTATGTGCAGGCTGTGGACAAGGTTAGTTTCACAGTGAAGGACGGTGAGACGCTGGGCATGGTGGGCGAATCGGGTTGTGGTAAAACCACTGTCGGTCGTGCTATGTTGCGCCTGATCGAACCCACTTCCGGGTCTGTGTTCATCAACGGCGAGGATATCATTCAGATGCGTCCGCAGTCGCTCAAACACGCGCGCCGCAATATGCAGATGATCTTCCAAGACCCGTATGCCTCGCTCAACCCGCGCTTGCCCATCGGCGAATCGGTGATGGAGGGATTGCATATCCACAACATCGGGAGTCCGCGCGAACGCTGGGATGTCGCCATACAGATGTTGAAAAAAGTCGGGTTGGAGGATTATCACGCCCGCCGTTACCCGCACGAATTTTCCGGAGGCCAGCGCCAGCGTATCGGCATTGCCCGCGCGCTTGCTCTGCAGCCCAAGTTCATCGTTTGCGACGAACCGGTCTCCGCGTTAGATGTGTCTATCCAGTCGCAGGTGTTGAATATCCTCAAGGACTTGCAAGAGGAGTTCGGACTCACGTATCTCTTCATCGCCCACAACATGAGCGTAGTCGAACATATCTCTGACCGGGTGGCGGTCATGTACCTCGGTAAAATGGTGGAGCTCACGGAGCGTGAGGAACTCTTCCGCAACCCGCTTCACCCATACACCAAAGCCCTCATGTCGGCGATCCCGATCCCCGATCCGGAAGTGAGGCGTGAACGCATCATCCTGAAAGGCGATGTGCCCAGCCCGCTGAATCCGCCGAAGGGCTGCCGCTTCCATCCACGTTGTCCGCTTGCGATCGATATTTGCTCGCAGGAGGAACCCGCGTTCAAAGAGCTCGCCCCCGGGCATTTTGTTGCTTGCTGGGTAGCGGAGAAAAATTCATAA